One Leisingera sp. S132 genomic window, CGTCACCGCGGCGGCCTGATTGCCCTGCCCCAGCGCCACCGCCCGGTCGACCACGATCAGCCAGTCGGGATCGGCGGCGGCGATGAATTCAAACGAGACCGCCTCGCCATGAGTCTGCGCATCCAGATCCGGCACCGCCTCCGGCAGCTCCAGCGCCTGATGCAGCCAGCCGAACCGCGACCCGGCACCGTAGGCCGACACCCGCGGCCCGTTGGTCATCACGATCAGCGCGTCGCCCCGCCCGGCCACCGCCGCCTTGGCCGCGGCCAGGTTGGCAGCAAACGCTGCCTCCAGCTCTGCCGCCCGGTCCTCGCGCCCTGTCAGCTGGCCGTAGCTGCGCAGCCGTATCACCGCCTGCTCTGCCAAATCACTGCCCCAGATCGTCATGTCGACAGCAGGGGCGATTTCCGCCAAAGGCTCCACCTGCGCCGACGACCGACCGCCCGCGACAATCAGGTCCGGCGCCAGCATCGCAATCGCCTCGAAATCCGGCTCAAACAGCGTGCCGGCAGACTCGGCATGCTCCTTCAGATCATCCAGATAACTCACGAACATCTCGGCAGGCAGGCCCACGGGCTGAACCCCGAGCGCGCCCAGCGTGTCCGCCGCAGCTACATCCAGAACCACGATTCTTTCAGGAATTTCAGGCAGCTCCACCCTGCCCCGCGCGGTCTCAACCGCGACCGCTTGCGCCGATGCCGCACCCGCCAGGGCGAAAAAAACCGGCGCCGCCAGTTGCAAAACCTTCCAATGTGCCATTTCCTGTCCTCTGATGAGATGGACTTCGGCTGGCTTGGAAGGCTTGCTGAAAATCAAGGGGGGCTTACCGGCACATGCTGCAAAAGTCCAGACGCACCATTTCGCTGCCCCTGCGGCAGCCCGCGGATGCGCCCGCCCGGCGAAGGCGCGCAAATCACCGCGCTGTTTGCAGAAAACCTCTTGATGCAGCTGGGCACCGATTGTAAGGAGGCGGCCACCGCACGGTCCTGCACCTGATAAGGCTTCGACCCGAACCTTCAGCTTTGCACCTCCCAGCCCCCTCGAACTCTGGACAGAAAGGCCCCGCGATGCCGCACCGGCTCCCCCTCTCCGATTTCCCGAAACGCCCGGCACAGGCGCAAAGCCAATGAGCAGCGGCGCTGAGACATACGAGGGCCTCTATGGCCTGGATGCCTGGGGCAGCGGCATGCTGGAGGTCACCCCGGACGGCGCCGTCGCACTGCGGCTGCCGCAAGACCCGGACGCCAAGCCGACGCCGCTGCCGGAGGTGATCGCGGCGATTGAAGCGCGCGGCATTTCCGCCCCGGTGGTGCTGCGGGTGCATCAGTTCCTGGAACAGTCGCTGAACCAGCTGCATGACGCCTTCAACGGCGCAATTGAGGCCGCGGGCTACAAGGGCCTATACCGCGGCGTGTTCCCGATCAAGGTGAACCAGCAGGCTGAGGTGATCGGCCACCTGATGGCTGCGGGCCAGAAATTCAACTACGGTCTGGAGGCAGGCTCCAAGCCGGAGCTGATGATTGCCCTGTCGCAGCCCCTGCCCGAAGACGCGCTGCTGATCTGCAACGGCTCCAAGGATGAGGCGTTTATCCGGCTGGCGATCCTGTCGCGCAAGCTGGGCCACAACACGGTCATCGTGATCGAAACGCTGGACGAGTTCGACATCATCCGCCGGGTGGCGGAGGATCTGGACATCCGCCCGCTCCTGGGCGTGCGGGTCAAGCTGACCGAGCGCGTCACCGGCAAATGGCAGGAAAGCTCCGGCGACCGTTCCACCTTCGGGCTTGGCGCCCATGATCTGGTGACGCTGATGGACCGCCTGCGCGACAGCGGTTTCCTTGATTGCCTGGTGCTGCAGCACAGCCATCTGGGCAGCCAGGTTCCCAACATTTTTGACATCCGCCGCGCCGCGGACGAGGCCTGCCGCTTCTTTGTGGAACTGACCCGCATGGGCGCCCCGCTGACCCATATGGACCTCGGCGGCGGCCTGGGCGTTGACTACACCGGCGCCCGCCGGCCGGACGACAACTCGGTCAACTACACCGTCAACGAATACTGCACCAACATCGTCGAGACCATCCGCTATGCGCTGGATGAGGCGGGCCTGCCCCACCCCACCATCGTCACCGAAAGCGGCCGCTTCGTGGTGGCGCATTCCTCGATCTTCATCTTCGAGGTGCTGGGTGCCACGCTCTATGACGCACCGCAAAAGCCGGAGGTGCAGCCCGACGACCACCATCTGGTCTCCGACCTGATGGCGGTGGAGGCCTATATCGGCGCGCCGCGCTTTCAGGAGGCGCTGAACGACGCGATCTATTACCGGGACGAGCTGCGGGCGCTGTTCCGCCGCGGCCAGATCGGGCTGGAGCAGCTGTCACGCGCCGAACAGGCATTTCTGTATCTGGCCGGCCTGTTCAAATCCGCCGCCCGCGGCGACGACAGCCTGACAGAGGCCGCCAGCGCCCTTGGCGCCTTCACCGATCACTACCAGGGCAACTTCTCGCTGTTCCAGTCGCTGCCGGATGTCTGGGCCATCGACCAGCTGCACCCGATGATGCCGCTGCAGCGCTTGAACGAGATGCCCGCCCGCAACGCGATGATCACCGACATCACCTGCGACAGCGACGGCAAGCTGGATCACTTCATCCTGGCCGACGGCACCTCCAATGCGCTGCCTGTCCACGACCTGCGCGAGGATGAGCATTACCTGATCGGCGTGTTCTTTGTCGGCGCCTATCAGGAAACGCTGGGCGACTTGCACAACCTGTTTGGCGATGCCAACGTGGTCACCATCTCTCTGGACGGCCAGGGCGGCTTTGATATCGAGCACGAGACCGAGGCCGATACCATCGCCGAGGTGCTGTCCTATGTCGAATACGACCCGCGCCAGTGCCTGGAAACCTTCCGCAAGCGGGTGGAACGCGCCGTGAAATCCGGCAAGGTCAACGCCGCGGAGCGCCGCCAGATGATTGCCGCCTACAAGGACAGCCTTGCCGGCAGCACCTATTTCGACTGAAACCGCCCCCCGGCTGACCACCCAGGGGCATATCGGAACACCGGGGCCCCGGCCCCTACTGCAAAGGAACAAACACATGGAAAAGGTTCTGGTTGTTGGCGCCGGCGGCGTCGGATCCGTCTCGGTCACCAAGATGGCCATGCACCCGGAGATCTTTAAAGAGATCACCCTGGCCAGCCGCACGCTGTCCAAGTGCGAAGACATCGCCGCCAACGTCAAGGCACGCACCGGCGTCACCATCCGCACCGCGCAGCTGGACGCGATGAATGTCGCCGACACCGTGGCGCTGATCAAGGAAACCGGCGCTGAGCTGCTGGTGAACCTGGCGCTGCCCTATCAGGACCTGGTGCTGATGGACGCCTGCCTTGAGGCCGGCATTCACTACCTCGACACCGCCAACTACGAGCCCGAGGACGAGGCCAAGTTCGAGTACAAATGGCAGTGGGCCTACCAGGAGCGTTTCAAGGAAGCGGGCCTGACCGCGATCCTGGGCGCCGGTTTCGATCCGGGCGTCACCTCGATCATGGCCACCTGGGTGCGCAAGCACAAGCTGGAGGGCATCCGCCTGATCGACGTGCTGGACTGCAACGGCGGCGACAACGGCAAGCCGTTTGCGACCAACTTCAACCCGGAAATCAACATCCGCGAAGTCACCGCTCCGGCCCGCCACTGGGAGAACGGCGCCTGGGTCGAAAGCCCGGCAATGACGCACAAGTACGAATTCGACTTCCCCGTCGTGGGCAAGAAGAACATGTACCTGATGTACCACGAGGAGCTGGAGTCGCTGTCGACCCACTTCCCCGAGATCGAGCGCGCCCGCTTCTGGATGACCTTCGGCGATGCCTACATCAACCACGTCACCGTGCTGCAAAACGTCGGCATGACCGGCATCGAGCCGGTGATGCACAACGGCCAGGAAATCATCCCGCTGCAGTTCCTGAAAACCGTTCTGCCGGACCCCAGCGAACTGGGTGAGCTGACCAAGGGCAAGACCTGCATCGGCGACATCATCACCGGCCCGGCCAAGGACGGCGGCGCAGAGAAGACCTATTACATCTACAACATCTGCGACCACGAGGAATGTTATGCCGAGGTTGGCAGCCAGGCGGTGGCCTATACCACCGGCGTGCCGGCAATGATCGGCGCCGCGATGGTGATGAACGGCACCTGGCGCGAGCCGGGCGTGTGGAACACCGAACAGCTGGACCCGGATGCCTTCATGGACATGCTGAACACCGACGGCCTGCCCTGGCAGGTGGTCGAACTGGACGGCCACCCGGAGTTCTAAGCACTCCAAGACACCGGCTGCGGGCAGCAACTGCCCGCAGCCAGACATTTCGGGCTGGTTTTCTTGGCTTTGCACCCGGAAACCGGCCCTTTCCGTTCCCGCCGCAACGAAAGACCCCGCCATGGACATCAAAGCGCTCTCCACCGAAAGCTTTGCCCGTTTCGACCTGCACCGTGTGCCCTCCCCCTGTTTTGTGGTCGATGAGGCCGCGGTGGAGCGTAACCTGTCGATCCTCAAAGGCGTTGCGGACGCCTCCGGCGCCAACGTCCTCTTGGCGCTCAAGGCGTTTTCGATGTTTGCCGTTGCCCCCCTGGTGCGGCGCTACCTGTCCGGCACCTGCGCCTCCGGCCTTTATGAGGCGCGGCTCGCGCGCGAGGAATTCGGCGGCGAGGTCACCACCTATTCCGCGGGCTTCAAGGCGGACGACCTGCCCGAAATCATCCGCCTGTCCGATCACCTGATCTTCAACTCCCCGGCCCAGCACCGCCGCTTTGCCCCCCTGATCGCAGAGGCCCGCGCGAAGGGTCAGAACATCTCCATCGGTCTGCGCGTCAACCCCGAGCATTCCGAGGGCTGGAACGAGAAATACGACCCCACCGCCCCCTGCTCGCGCCTCGGCACGCCGGTGTCGCAGCTGACGGACCAGGACTGGGACGGCGTTGAGGGCCTGCATATGCACACGCTCTGCGAACAGCTGTTCGAGCCCTTGCAGCGCACCTTTGCCGCGCTGGAGGCGAAGATGGGCCACCGCCTCAAGCAGCTCAAATGGATCAACCTCGGCGGCGGCCACCACATCACCATGCCGGACTATGACCGCGACGGGCTGACCGCCCTGATCCGCCATATCCGCGAAACCTACGGTGTCGAGGTCTTCATCGAGCCGGGCGAGGCGGTGGCACTGCATTCCGGCATTCTGGTGGGCGAAATCCTGGACGTAGCCGAAAACAGCATGCCCCTGGCAATCACCGATATCTCCGCCACCTGCCACATGCCCGACGTGATCGAGGCGCCCTACCGCCCGGACCTCCTGGGCGAAGTGTCTGATGTGCCGCCGCACCGGCTGGGCGGGCCGTCCTGCCTGGCGGGCGATGTGATCGGCGACTACGGCTTTGCAACCCCGCCGCAGCCCGGCGACCGCATCGCCTTCCTCGACCAGTCGCATTACTCGATGGTCAAGACCAACACCTTCAACGGCGTTCCCTTGCCCGCGATTGCGCTGTGGAACTCCGAAACTGACGCGCTGAAACTCCTGCGCACCCCCTCCTATGACGATTTCAAGGACCGCCTGTCATGACCTATTTCCTCGAAGGCGAACTGAGCGACGCCGAACGCGATCCCGCCACCGCGCGCTTCCGGGTGATCCCGGTGCCGCTGGAGCGCACCGTCTCCTACGGCGGCGGCACCGAAGGCGGCCCGGAGGCCATTCTTCAGGCCAGCGTTGAGCTGGAACGCCTCTACCGCGACGCCGAGCCCTGCGCCGCAGGCATCGTGACCGAAGACGCCGTCGATTGCACCGGCCCCCTGCCCCAGGTGATGGAGCGTATCGCCGCCCGAACCGAGGCCGCGGTGGCCGCTGGTGCTGTGCCGGTGACGCTGGGCGGTGAGCACGCGCTCAGCTACGGCGCGGTGCGCGGCGTTGCCCGCGCGCTGGGGCGCCCCGTGGGCATCGTCCAGATCGACGCCCACGCCGACCTGCGCAAGGCCTATCAGGACGAACGCCACTCCCACGCCTCGGTCATGCAGCTGCTGGCAGAGGAAGACGGCATCCGCATCGCCCAGTACGGTGTCCGCGCCATGAGCCAGGAAGAGGTCGACCGCCGCGCCGCCTGCCACGTGATCTCCATCGACGCAGAAGAGCTGGTCACCGGCAACATCCACTCCGTCACCCTGCCCGAGGATTTCCCGCAGGACGTTTACGTCAGCTTTGACGTGGACGGGCTGGACCCGGCAATTCTGCCCGCCACCGGCACGCCCGTCCCCGGCGGTCTGGGGTATTACCAGGCCCTCAACATCGTGCGCTCCGCGCTGGCGGGCCGCAATCTGGCCGGCTGCGACGTGGTGGAACTCGCCCCCACAGAGGACAGCCGGGTCTCGGAGTTCACCACCGCCCAGATCAGCTATGCGCTGATGTCCTTCGCATCGGCCAAGTAGCGCTGCCGCGGCCGGGGCATATGTTTCCGGCCGCTCCCCCAGCGCGGTAAAACTGCAACAGCGCATAACAAACTGTTTTACTCAACAATACCCTCTTGCGCCCGGCGCAAACCCTCCCTATCAGGCCCAAGCCTTTGAAAAGGCAAGCCAGGATTACCCCAAGCTAACAGCTCCAAGAACACGGGTTAATCATGGCACGAACTTCCAGCATCCGCCTGTCCGGTCTGCTCTGCAGCACCGCGCTTACACTCATCACCGCCTCCGCCGCGCTGGCCGAGGACGACGAGGTCCTCTCGCTCGACCCGATCGTGGTCAAACAGCGCGACCCCGTCGGCAACGCCGCCGACCGCGCCACCTCGATCTATGTCGCCGACGCCGAGATCGAGCGCGCCGCGATGGGCGACCTCAAGGACCTGTTTGCCGGCATCGCCTCGGTCTCCGTCGGCGGCGGCATTCCGATTGCGCAGAAGATCTTCGTCAACGGCGTCGACATGCTGAACCTCGCGGTGCAGGTGGACGGCATCAGCCAGAACAACCGCACCTTCCACCACGTCAGCGCCAACGCCTTCGACCCCGGCCTGATGAAATCGGTGCGCGTCGACCCGGGCGTTGCCCCCGCCGACGCCGGCCCGCGCGCCCTGGCCGGCCGGGTGGTGATGGAGACCATCGACGCAGAGGACATCCTGGAAGACGGCGCAACCTTCGGCGGCCAGTCCCGCCTGTCCTATTCCAGCAACGGCAACACCGCCCAGGGGTCGCTGACCCTGGCAGGCCGCAGCGGCGGGTTCGAAATCCTCGGCTACGCCAAACGCGCCACCGGCAGCAACTACGAGGACGGCGGCGGCGTTGAGATCTCCGGATCCGCCGCCAACCTGACCGCAGGCTTGCTGAAATTTGCCTATGAAGGCGACCAGGGCGACCGGATCGAGTTGTCCTTCCAGGAGGCGCAGGACAACGAGCTTCGCAACATCCGGCCCAACTTCGGCCCCAGCAGCGGCGCCGACTTTGCCACCTATAACACCAGACGCCGCATCGCCTCGCTGCGCTATGAAAGCGGCAATGAAACCGGCCTCTGGGATCCCTCGGCCACCCTCGGCTTCTCCGAAATCAATGTCGACCGCCCGTCGGACCCGTGGGGCGATTCCACCTCTACCAGTTCGAACACCTACTCGCTGACGCTGCAGAACGACTTCCACCTGTCGGACAGCAACACGATCACCGCCGGGGTGGACTACCAGATCCGCGAAAGCTCGGTGAACGCAACCTGGACCAACGGCAAGACCGGCGAGGAAAGCAAAAACCTCGGCATCTTCGCCCAGGCCCGGCTGGAACCCACCGACCGGCTCAGCGTCTCTGCCGGTCTGCGCTATGACTGGCAGGACTTCACCGGCCAGGACTTCGCCCAGTCCGGCACCGCCTTCACCGACGAAGCCTCCGGCGCAAGCGGCAACCTGTCGGTGGTCTATGACGTGACAGACTCCCTGTCGCTGCGGGCAGGCTACTCCAACGTGTTCGGCGGCTATGACCTCGAGGACAACTTCCTGTTCTTCCGGACCTGGGATTACACGGACATCCGCTCGTCCCGCGCCGAAAACATCGTGGTCGGCGCCGACTGGCAGCGCGGCAACTGGACCCTGGGCGGCGAACTGTTCAAAACCAGTATCGACAATGTCCGCAGTGTGTCGCGCCGCGGCGTTGTCTCCGGCAACGACTTTGAGAGCGAAGGCTTCAACATCGCCGCCACCTACGGCTGGAACACCGGCTTTGCCCGTTTCACCATGAACAACAGCGACGTCTCCTTCAACGGCGAGGCGGCAGAGAGCTTCTTTTTGGTCGATTCCGGCACCCCGGTCGGCAAGGTGCTGGCGTTCGAGGTGCAGCAGGAGATCGCAACGATGAACCTGCTGGTCGGCGGCAGCGTCGAGGCGGCGCTCTCCAACGACAACGGAGTCTACGAAAGCTACACCCGGAAACAGCCCGGCTATGGCGTGCTGAACCTCTTTGCCGAATACAGCCCGCCGTCGCTGGGCAACCTGACCATCCGGGCCGCCATCGACAACGTGTTCGACAAGCAATACGCCGACCGCGCCACTTATGGCACCGAGTATATCTCCTCGGAAGTAACCACCCTCAACGAACCGGGCCGCAACATCTCGGTTGTGGCAACGCTCAAGTTCTAAGCCTCCGCGGGCTTGCAGTGCCCGGCGGTTCTCCGCCGGGCACTGCAAAACACAGTAAAATAGTCAGAAATCCCTTTCCCCGCCCCGCCGCACAGGCTAGATACGGGGCGTGAAACCCTTTTCACAGCCGGCGCCCAGCCCTCTTGCCCGCGCCGCTCCGCAGCCAGCTTCCCGCTAGTATCTGTCAAAAACTGACCCGGCCCGACGGCCCGGCACCGCCGGGGCCCGCCAGTGCCGCGGCACGGCTTCGGGAAGACCAGCCCCCATGCACACCGCCCCTGCCCCCTCCCTTCCGGGAGGCCCGCGATGAGCCTTCAAGAGAGCATTCAATCAGACCCCTGCGCCGCCACGGCCGCACAGGCTGCGTCCCTGCAGGCGCTCCTCAGCGCCTACCTGCGCGAAATGGCCCCCGGCAGCGCCGTGCTTGCCGACGACCGCAGCGCAGTGGAAATCCCGCTCAGCCACATCCCCGCCCGGCTGCGGGTGCGGATCACCTATTTCTCCGCAACCGGCCCCCACCGCTTCGGCCCGGCGCAAATCCGGTTTGATGGCTCCAGCACCTGGCACTCCGCGCCCCCCGTTCAGGTCCTCACCCTGATCGCGCAGGAGTGTTTCGCGCGGCTCAACAGCCGGGATGCAGGCCAGCTGCCGGAATTCCTGCGCGGCCTCTTCAACAGCAACGCCGGGATTGAGCAGAACCTGATCCGCCACGCTGGCACACCGGACCCCGACGGCTTCCTCACCGCCGAACAGGCACTGACGTTTGGCCATTGGCTGCACCCGACACCCAAAAGCCGCGACGGGCTGACCACCTGGCAGCAAGCAACCTATGCACCGGAATACGCGGGTGAATTCCGCCTCAATTTCTTTGCCGCGGACAAGACACTTGTCACAGAAGGCTCCGCCAGCATGCCCGCCGCAGACATGCTCCGCCAGATCCCCGGACTGGACGGCGCCTTCCGGCTGCGCCCCGATGAGGTGCTGATCCCCGCCCACCCGCTGCAGGCGCAATTGCTGCGGCTGGACCCGGAAGTGCAGGCCCTGCTGGCCACGGGCCGTCTGCGCGATCTGGACGAGGCCGGCTGCAAATTCACCGCCACCTCCTCCCTGCGCACGCTCTATGCGCCGGGCTGCCCCTGGATGCTGAAATTCTCGGTTCCCGTGCGGCTCACCAACTCCCTGCGCGTGACCAAGCACAATGAGCTGGAGACCGGCGTTTCCATGGCCCGGCTGCTGAACCATCTGGACACCGGCAGCCCCCGTTTCCGCATCCTCAACGACCCGGCCTATCTGACCCTGAGCCTGCCCAGCCGCCGCGAAAGCGGGTTCGAGGTGATCTTCCGCGACAACCCCTTTATGGGCGCGGCGGGCAAGGGCGTCTATAACCTCGCCGCCCTCACCGCCGATCCGCTGCCGGGCCGCACCTCGCTGCTCGCCGGCCTGATCCAGCCGCTGGCAACAGAGCGCCGCGAAACACCGGCGGACACCGCTTGCCAGTGGTTCGAGGCCTACCTCACCTGCACGCTCGACCCGGTGCTGGACCTCTATGACCGCCACGGCATCGCACTGGAGGCGCATCAGCAGAACAGCCTGCTGGACCTCAGCACCGGCCTGCCGTCCTGCGGCTATTACCGCGACAACCAGGGTTATTTCATCGCCGAGGACGCCCTGCCCCGCCTCAGCGCGCTGGAACCCTCACTGGCGGAGCAGCCCGCACTGATCTACCCGCGCGCGCACATCAACGAACGGACGGCCTATTACCTGGTGGTCAACCAGATCTTTGCAGTGATCCGCCGCCTGGGCTGCGACGGGCTGGTGGCCGAGCCCGCGCTGCTGCTGCTTCTGCGCCAACGGCTGGCCTCTGCCGCCAGCCGCCTCAGCGGCGCCGGGGCAGATTTCGCCCGCTACCTTTTGACCTCACCGGTGCTCAGCGCCAAGGCCAACCTGCTGACCCGCGCCCGCAACGTGGATGAGCTGGAAACCCAAGCGCAGGAGGGACTGTTCCTGCAGATGCCCAACCCGATCGCCGCGGTGCAGCCGCAGCACGTGCAGGAGCGCACCGATGTCCCTGCATGAGCCCTTAAGCCGCGCAACATCTGCCCCCCGCGTCCTGCGCCAGCTGTGCGAGGCGCTCTTGTGCGAGGGCTGGGCCGCATCGCTGCAACTGGACCGCGGCCAGACCCTCAGCTGGTCCTTCCGGCAGGCCCAGTTCCGTGCCCGCGGCCGCCGCGGCGCCTTTGGCCGCTACCGGCTGCAGGAGGGCAGCATCGAAACGCATGACAGCGGCAGATGGCGCCCCGCCAATACCAAAGACGTGCTGGCAGCGGTGGCGGACCCGTCGCCCGCGCTGGACATCCTGCGCGCTGATCTTCAGCACACTGAGCACCTCAGCGATCTGACCGCGCTGCATGTCCCTGCCGCAACCCGGCGGCACCGTTTGGGCATCTCCGCGCTGGAAACCGCCCTGCATGAGGGCCATCCGTATCACCCCTGCTACAAGGCCCGCAGCGGGTTCACCGACGCCGACCACCTCTCCTACGGGCCGGAGGGCGGCCAGACCTTCCGCCTGGCCGGCGTGCTGTTCCACCAGTCTCTGGTGCAGCAGGTGCTGCCTTCGCCGGATTTCTGGGAACGCGAACTGGGCACCGCCGAATGGCAGCGCATCGCCGCACTGGCAGAGCAGA contains:
- a CDS encoding siderophore ABC transporter substrate-binding protein translates to MAHWKVLQLAAPVFFALAGAASAQAVAVETARGRVELPEIPERIVVLDVAAADTLGALGVQPVGLPAEMFVSYLDDLKEHAESAGTLFEPDFEAIAMLAPDLIVAGGRSSAQVEPLAEIAPAVDMTIWGSDLAEQAVIRLRSYGQLTGREDRAAELEAAFAANLAAAKAAVAGRGDALIVMTNGPRVSAYGAGSRFGWLHQALELPEAVPDLDAQTHGEAVSFEFIAAADPDWLIVVDRAVALGQGNQAAAVTLDNALVAGTKAWAQGQVIYLNAANIYVAGGGIQSMSATLEEIQAGFAKGGKAGG
- the speA gene encoding biosynthetic arginine decarboxylase, which gives rise to MSSGAETYEGLYGLDAWGSGMLEVTPDGAVALRLPQDPDAKPTPLPEVIAAIEARGISAPVVLRVHQFLEQSLNQLHDAFNGAIEAAGYKGLYRGVFPIKVNQQAEVIGHLMAAGQKFNYGLEAGSKPELMIALSQPLPEDALLICNGSKDEAFIRLAILSRKLGHNTVIVIETLDEFDIIRRVAEDLDIRPLLGVRVKLTERVTGKWQESSGDRSTFGLGAHDLVTLMDRLRDSGFLDCLVLQHSHLGSQVPNIFDIRRAADEACRFFVELTRMGAPLTHMDLGGGLGVDYTGARRPDDNSVNYTVNEYCTNIVETIRYALDEAGLPHPTIVTESGRFVVAHSSIFIFEVLGATLYDAPQKPEVQPDDHHLVSDLMAVEAYIGAPRFQEALNDAIYYRDELRALFRRGQIGLEQLSRAEQAFLYLAGLFKSAARGDDSLTEAASALGAFTDHYQGNFSLFQSLPDVWAIDQLHPMMPLQRLNEMPARNAMITDITCDSDGKLDHFILADGTSNALPVHDLREDEHYLIGVFFVGAYQETLGDLHNLFGDANVVTISLDGQGGFDIEHETEADTIAEVLSYVEYDPRQCLETFRKRVERAVKSGKVNAAERRQMIAAYKDSLAGSTYFD
- a CDS encoding saccharopine dehydrogenase family protein; translation: MEKVLVVGAGGVGSVSVTKMAMHPEIFKEITLASRTLSKCEDIAANVKARTGVTIRTAQLDAMNVADTVALIKETGAELLVNLALPYQDLVLMDACLEAGIHYLDTANYEPEDEAKFEYKWQWAYQERFKEAGLTAILGAGFDPGVTSIMATWVRKHKLEGIRLIDVLDCNGGDNGKPFATNFNPEINIREVTAPARHWENGAWVESPAMTHKYEFDFPVVGKKNMYLMYHEELESLSTHFPEIERARFWMTFGDAYINHVTVLQNVGMTGIEPVMHNGQEIIPLQFLKTVLPDPSELGELTKGKTCIGDIITGPAKDGGAEKTYYIYNICDHEECYAEVGSQAVAYTTGVPAMIGAAMVMNGTWREPGVWNTEQLDPDAFMDMLNTDGLPWQVVELDGHPEF
- a CDS encoding carboxynorspermidine decarboxylase, with translation MDIKALSTESFARFDLHRVPSPCFVVDEAAVERNLSILKGVADASGANVLLALKAFSMFAVAPLVRRYLSGTCASGLYEARLAREEFGGEVTTYSAGFKADDLPEIIRLSDHLIFNSPAQHRRFAPLIAEARAKGQNISIGLRVNPEHSEGWNEKYDPTAPCSRLGTPVSQLTDQDWDGVEGLHMHTLCEQLFEPLQRTFAALEAKMGHRLKQLKWINLGGGHHITMPDYDRDGLTALIRHIRETYGVEVFIEPGEAVALHSGILVGEILDVAENSMPLAITDISATCHMPDVIEAPYRPDLLGEVSDVPPHRLGGPSCLAGDVIGDYGFATPPQPGDRIAFLDQSHYSMVKTNTFNGVPLPAIALWNSETDALKLLRTPSYDDFKDRLS
- the speB gene encoding agmatinase, producing the protein MTYFLEGELSDAERDPATARFRVIPVPLERTVSYGGGTEGGPEAILQASVELERLYRDAEPCAAGIVTEDAVDCTGPLPQVMERIAARTEAAVAAGAVPVTLGGEHALSYGAVRGVARALGRPVGIVQIDAHADLRKAYQDERHSHASVMQLLAEEDGIRIAQYGVRAMSQEEVDRRAACHVISIDAEELVTGNIHSVTLPEDFPQDVYVSFDVDGLDPAILPATGTPVPGGLGYYQALNIVRSALAGRNLAGCDVVELAPTEDSRVSEFTTAQISYALMSFASAK
- a CDS encoding TonB-dependent siderophore receptor; this encodes MARTSSIRLSGLLCSTALTLITASAALAEDDEVLSLDPIVVKQRDPVGNAADRATSIYVADAEIERAAMGDLKDLFAGIASVSVGGGIPIAQKIFVNGVDMLNLAVQVDGISQNNRTFHHVSANAFDPGLMKSVRVDPGVAPADAGPRALAGRVVMETIDAEDILEDGATFGGQSRLSYSSNGNTAQGSLTLAGRSGGFEILGYAKRATGSNYEDGGGVEISGSAANLTAGLLKFAYEGDQGDRIELSFQEAQDNELRNIRPNFGPSSGADFATYNTRRRIASLRYESGNETGLWDPSATLGFSEINVDRPSDPWGDSTSTSSNTYSLTLQNDFHLSDSNTITAGVDYQIRESSVNATWTNGKTGEESKNLGIFAQARLEPTDRLSVSAGLRYDWQDFTGQDFAQSGTAFTDEASGASGNLSVVYDVTDSLSLRAGYSNVFGGYDLEDNFLFFRTWDYTDIRSSRAENIVVGADWQRGNWTLGGELFKTSIDNVRSVSRRGVVSGNDFESEGFNIAATYGWNTGFARFTMNNSDVSFNGEAAESFFLVDSGTPVGKVLAFEVQQEIATMNLLVGGSVEAALSNDNGVYESYTRKQPGYGVLNLFAEYSPPSLGNLTIRAAIDNVFDKQYADRATYGTEYISSEVTTLNEPGRNISVVATLKF
- a CDS encoding IucA/IucC family siderophore biosynthesis protein, translated to MSLQESIQSDPCAATAAQAASLQALLSAYLREMAPGSAVLADDRSAVEIPLSHIPARLRVRITYFSATGPHRFGPAQIRFDGSSTWHSAPPVQVLTLIAQECFARLNSRDAGQLPEFLRGLFNSNAGIEQNLIRHAGTPDPDGFLTAEQALTFGHWLHPTPKSRDGLTTWQQATYAPEYAGEFRLNFFAADKTLVTEGSASMPAADMLRQIPGLDGAFRLRPDEVLIPAHPLQAQLLRLDPEVQALLATGRLRDLDEAGCKFTATSSLRTLYAPGCPWMLKFSVPVRLTNSLRVTKHNELETGVSMARLLNHLDTGSPRFRILNDPAYLTLSLPSRRESGFEVIFRDNPFMGAAGKGVYNLAALTADPLPGRTSLLAGLIQPLATERRETPADTACQWFEAYLTCTLDPVLDLYDRHGIALEAHQQNSLLDLSTGLPSCGYYRDNQGYFIAEDALPRLSALEPSLAEQPALIYPRAHINERTAYYLVVNQIFAVIRRLGCDGLVAEPALLLLLRQRLASAASRLSGAGADFARYLLTSPVLSAKANLLTRARNVDELETQAQEGLFLQMPNPIAAVQPQHVQERTDVPA